The proteins below come from a single Malus domestica chromosome 03, GDT2T_hap1 genomic window:
- the LOC114824012 gene encoding beta-glucosidase 12-like → MSQLITRRWSVTNVPPALSTSTAPPVSAPLIREPTPLAEATSTVSQVPVSLTSSVSVESLRLKPFVTLFHGDVPQALEDEYGGFLSPRIVNHFKDYAELCYKEFGDRVKHWFTENEPYTFSYMGYAVGTQVPGCCSSWQNLNCTGGDSAIEPYLVAHHLLLAHGAAVELYTSSAPKNNSLPASYVTDSRADLTTELNGVLIGPQAASDWLYVYPKGIHDLVLYTKEKYNDPLIYITENGVLELNNPELSLEEALHDTSRIDYYYCHLCYL, encoded by the exons ATGTCGCAGTTGATCACTCGTCGTTGGAGTGTGACCAATGTGCCTCCCGCATTATCAACATCTACTGCTCCACCTGTGAGTGCTCCATTGATTAGGGAGCCTACACCCCTTGCTGAGGCTACTTCTACGGTGTCTCAGGTGCCCGTCTCATTGACGTCATCAGTGTCCGTTGAGTCGCTCA GATTAAAGCCATTTGTGACACTCTTTCATGGGGATGTTCCCCAAGCTTTAGAAGATGAATATGGTGGTTTCTTAAGCCCTCGTATTGT CAATCATTTTAAAGACTATGCGGAACTTTGTTATAAGGAATTTGGTGATCGAGTCAAGCACTGGTTCACGGAAAATGAGCCATATACTTTTAGTTACATGGGTTATGCTGTTGGGACTCAAGTACCGGGATGCTGCTCTTCTTGGCAAAACCTAAACTGCACCGGTGGAGATTCAGCCATTGAACCATACTTGGTGGCAcaccaccttcttcttgctcatGGAGCAGCTGTAGAATT ATACACAAGTAGTGCACCCAAGAACAATTCACTACCGGCAAGCTACGTAACAGATTCTCGAGCTGATCTTACAA CTGAGCTTAATGGAGTACTCATTGGTCCACAG GCTGCGTCAGATTGGTTATATGTATATCCAAAAGGAATTCATGATCTTGTGCTTTACACAAAGGAAAAATATAATGATCCACTCATTTATATTACTGAGAATG GTGTATTAGAGTTGAATAATCCAGAACTATCACTTGAAGAGGCCCTTCATGATACCAGTAGAATTGACTACTACTATTGTCACCTGTGTTACCTTTAA